TTAGGTTTGAATATTTAAATTCGGTAAAACTTAGGCCATACCCAAAGTCGTACAATGCCTCGCCTTTAAAATAACGATATGTTTTGCCGCGCATATCATAATCGCTGTAGGCAGGAATATCTTTTACACTTTTATAGAAAGTGAGAGGTAATCGTCCGGAAGGATTATAATCGCCAAATAAAATATCTGCAATGGCGGTACCACCGGCCTGACCAGGATACCAAGCCTCGAGAATAGCTGGAATATTTTCATTTTCCCAGTTAATGGCAAGCGCACTTCCATTCAACAACACCAAAACCATTGGTTTGTTCAATTTCTTAATTTCTTTCATAAGAGCAGTCTGCGTTTCCGGCAATTTTATATTTAGTCTGTCTCCATGAGCAAACCCATCCACTTTAACTTTCATTTCCTCGCCTTCCAATAAAGGACTAATTCCCATACAAAAAATTACAACATCGGCTTCTTTTGCAATGGCAATGGCATCTTCTGCTAAATTATTATTGGGTTTTTCCCATAACAAACGCATCATTGCATGCTCGGTATTATCCTGAATATATTCTAGTTTAACAGAATACGCTTTCCCCGCTTGCAATTGTAAATATTCATATTCCTTATGCGGATGGTGAACTTCACTTCTATCAACTAAAAGAGAATCATCGATAAACAATTTCATTCCTAAAAATCCTTCGCCACCTATTGCATAACTACCACTTTCTTCCACTTTTAATACTCCTGTCCAGCGAGCCGAAAATTTATCGTAGGCAAGATCGTCGAATGGTGGTGTGGTTCCCCATACAAAATCAACATTCGAATCTATTCGAGTGTGCAGCGGAGTTCCCTCGCATTTAATATTGTTAAAATATTCGGCCTTTAATCCCGAATGAGAAAAAGTATTATCGGTAAATAAAACCGAATTTGGAACAGCCTCGAATATTGGTAGGCCTTTTGCCAGTTTGCATCCTGCAGCATACTTTACTTCGGCATTAGGTAACTTTTGCTTTATTCCTTCGAGCGGTGTAACCGGATTAGAAGGATATCCGTTATAGTTTCCTAATAAAACCTCCAAATCGTTGGCATTGGAACCAATAACAGCTACTTTTTTTACCGATTTATTTAGAGGTAAAAGCTTATTCTCATTTTTTAATAATACCATAGATTTTCGAGCAGTACTTAAGGCCAGTAACCTATGCGATTCGGAATCGACAACACTATAAGGAATTTTCTCGTATTTAACCGCTCCTTTAGGTGCAAACAAGCCTAATTTCATTCGTGCCAGCATTAATCTTTCAACCGATACATCTAACTCGGCTTCGGTAATTAAACCATTTTTAACAGCCTCGACTAAAGCCGGATACGAATCACCACAATTTAAATCGGTTCCTGCTTTTACTGCCATAGCCGCTGCCTCCTGTTTCGAGGAAGTTACAGCATGTGCATCGGGCATATAAAAATCGTTAATTGCCCAACAATCGGAAACAATATATCCTTTAAAGCCCCATTTTTTACGAAGCAAATTACTAAGCGATTTATTACCACAACAAGGTAGTCCATTAAAACTATTGTAGGCACACATTACCGAATACACACCTGCATCCTGCACTACTTTTTTAAAGTGCGGACTGTAAGTATTCAACATATCGTACTGCGAGGGTTCAGCATTAAAACTGTGTCGTTCTGCCTCGGGACCACTATGAACAATAAAATGTTTTGCAGTAGCAATTAGCTTGTAATAATCTTTATCCTTGCCTTGCAAACCACGAATAAATTGTACACCCAGCTCACCAGTTAAATAAGGGTCCTCTCCATAAGTTTCCATTCCTCTTCCCCAGCGCGGATCTCTAAAAATATTAATGTTAGGAGTCCAAAACGACAATCCCTGATATATACCACGTTTATTTCTCGATGCAAATTCATGGTGCTTGGCTCTGGCCTCATCAGAAATTGCATTGGCAACTTCGAACATCTGATTTCGATCCCACATGGCTGCCATTCCTATTGCCTGTGGAAAAACTGTTGCAACTCCTGCTCTTGCAACTCCGTGTAGGCACTCGTTCCACCAATTATGTTCAGGAATTTCTAATCGCTCAATAGCTGGAGAAGTATAACTCATTTGTGAAATTTTCTCTTCCAGAGTCATTTTATCAACCAGATAACTGGCACGTTCTTCGAATGAATATTTGGTATCCTTATGCATTTCGATATTGTTTTGGCACGACATAAATGATATAAAAATACAAAGGCTTACTATTTTTCTTACGTTCATAGTCAAAAATCTAAGTTCAGTTTTATTGCAATCCTTCCAAAAAGCCGTAGTAAGCATCTTTCTTCTCAAACTTGCTATCGAAAAGCAATGGCCAATCCTGTTGCCCATAAAAATTTATCAACCACGACTCACTATCTATTAATCCCCAAACGGTTAAAGCATAAGCACTTTCTTCAGGTATTGATTTTAATATCTCAACCATTTCTTTATATTTTGCTTTTTGCGCTAAAGATCTTTCATTTGTTAAGCTTGTTAAATCATTATTAGGATTTACTCTGATATCTAATTCGGAGAAATGCATTAATAAGTTTCTATCGACCACTTTTTGAACTGCAGCTTCTATATCGGCTTTTGCCGGATAATCATACTGAATGTGTAATTGAAATCCCAATCCATCAATTGGAATATCTCTTGCAATAAAATCATCGGCCATTGCGAAAACAGCATTTTGTTTTGTTTGATCGCTTACCATGCTGTAGTCGTTATAAAAAATTAAAACATCAGGATCGGCAGCTCTTACAAACTGATAACATTTGGCAATATAATCGTCGCCCATTCGCTGACGGTAAATACTATTTCTCAATTGTCCCGAGCCATCCTCAAAAGCTTCGTTTACCACATCCCAAGAAGTTACTTTTCCTTTGTAACGGGTTACCACTTTGGTGATATATTCTTCAATCATATCTTCAAATTCCTGATCGCTTCCTTGGAAGTTACTTACCCAATCGGGGGTTGAA
This genomic interval from uncultured Marinifilum sp. contains the following:
- a CDS encoding glycoside hydrolase family 3 C-terminal domain-containing protein produces the protein MNVRKIVSLCIFISFMSCQNNIEMHKDTKYSFEERASYLVDKMTLEEKISQMSYTSPAIERLEIPEHNWWNECLHGVARAGVATVFPQAIGMAAMWDRNQMFEVANAISDEARAKHHEFASRNKRGIYQGLSFWTPNINIFRDPRWGRGMETYGEDPYLTGELGVQFIRGLQGKDKDYYKLIATAKHFIVHSGPEAERHSFNAEPSQYDMLNTYSPHFKKVVQDAGVYSVMCAYNSFNGLPCCGNKSLSNLLRKKWGFKGYIVSDCWAINDFYMPDAHAVTSSKQEAAAMAVKAGTDLNCGDSYPALVEAVKNGLITEAELDVSVERLMLARMKLGLFAPKGAVKYEKIPYSVVDSESHRLLALSTARKSMVLLKNENKLLPLNKSVKKVAVIGSNANDLEVLLGNYNGYPSNPVTPLEGIKQKLPNAEVKYAAGCKLAKGLPIFEAVPNSVLFTDNTFSHSGLKAEYFNNIKCEGTPLHTRIDSNVDFVWGTTPPFDDLAYDKFSARWTGVLKVEESGSYAIGGEGFLGMKLFIDDSLLVDRSEVHHPHKEYEYLQLQAGKAYSVKLEYIQDNTEHAMMRLLWEKPNNNLAEDAIAIAKEADVVIFCMGISPLLEGEEMKVKVDGFAHGDRLNIKLPETQTALMKEIKKLNKPMVLVLLNGSALAINWENENIPAILEAWYPGQAGGTAIADILFGDYNPSGRLPLTFYKSVKDIPAYSDYDMRGKTYRYFKGEALYDFGYGLSFTEFKYSNLKAPDKITPGDPVKVSVTITNTGSMDGEEVVQCYASNPQSGGVNPIRSLVGFERVMLKAGESKTIEISIEPEQLTIVDEQFRQVVLSGQLIVSLGGSQPSAQSVKKSKVLTKSIEVKGSSYVAE
- a CDS encoding endo-1,4-beta-xylanase; its protein translation is MKKISGFSIWLLFACSLILSSCSGSGESEEEFELGSPIAKQATDITSTGFTASWSRVYKADSYLLDVAKDIDFTNFLSGYNSKPLSDLNADITGLEANVSYFYRVRAVKESTVSASSNIIELTTSFEPDANQTLKNSSDNFLIGVALQSSKLNGSYDELYKNEFSSITAEYEMKMNITHPTQDSYDFGPADAIVDYAQENGINVHGHSLIWHNSTPDWVSNFQGSDQEFEDMIEEYITKVVTRYKGKVTSWDVVNEAFEDGSGQLRNSIYRQRMGDDYIAKCYQFVRAADPDVLIFYNDYSMVSDQTKQNAVFAMADDFIARDIPIDGLGFQLHIQYDYPAKADIEAAVQKVVDRNLLMHFSELDIRVNPNNDLTSLTNERSLAQKAKYKEMVEILKSIPEESAYALTVWGLIDSESWLINFYGQQDWPLLFDSKFEKKDAYYGFLEGLQ